A single genomic interval of Monodelphis domestica isolate mMonDom1 chromosome X, mMonDom1.pri, whole genome shotgun sequence harbors:
- the LOC100022399 gene encoding olfactory receptor 13H1: MESLTIVNTTEVTEFILVGLSNHPKAQIAFFCALVVIYSVTLVGNSVIILVVRIDEQLHTPMYFFLSNLSFLDICYSTSSVPPLLFNGLRDFPTISYNSCYAQMTISLFLGMTECLLLAVMAYDRLVAISNPLRYTVIMNNRVCLQMAISTWVSAFFLSVTPIIAIPARYCGHNVINHFTCEFQALLKLVCSDTLMDLILGLVISVCTLPLPFSFILISYIRIVIAVLKIRSTEARLKAFSTCSSHLTVVTIFYGTAIYMYVKPQSKKSQDQDKIISVFYGVVTPMLNPLIYTLRNKDVKSALRKITRRKES; the protein is encoded by the coding sequence ATGGAGAGTCTGACCATTGTTAACACCACAGAAGTGACAGAATTCATTCTGGTGGGTCTGTCTAATCACCCCAAAGCCCAGATTGCCTTCTTCTGTGCCCTGGTCGTGATCTACTCAGTCACACTGGTGGGGAACAGTGTCATCATTTTAGTAGTCAGAATTGATGAGCAGCTGCATACCCCCATGTATTTTTTCCTCAGCAACTTGTCATTCCTTGATATTTGCTACTCCACCAGTTCTGTGCCTCCCCTCCTGTTTAATGGCTTAAGAGATTTCCCTACCATTTCCTACAACAGCTGCTATGCCCAGATgaccatctctctcttcctcggGATGACAGAGTGTTTGCTTCTTGCTGTCATGGCCTACGACCGTTTAGTTGCCATTTCCAACCCATTGCGCTATACTGTCATCATGAACAATAGAGTCTGTCTGCAAATGGCCATAAGCACCTGGGTCAGTGCCTTCTTCTTGTCTGTAACGCCAATCATTGCCATTCCAGCTCGTTACTGTGGGCATAATGTCATCAACCATTTCACCTGTGAGTTTCAGGCTCTGTTGAAGCTTGTCTGCTCAGATACCCTCATGGACCTAATCCTAGGCCTGGTCATCAGTGTGTGCACACTGCCACTGCCTTTCTCTTTCATACTCATCTCCTATATACGGATTGTCATAGCTGTGCTCAAGATCCGCTCCACAGAGGCCAGGCTTAAGGCCTTTTCCACCTGTAGCTCCCACTTGACTGTGGTGACCATATTTTATGGGACAGCGATCTATATGTATGTGAAACCTCAGTCAAAGAAATCTCAGGATCAAGACAAAATTATCTCTGTGTTTTATGGAGTTGTGACCCCTATGCTGAACCCCCTTATTTATACCCTGAGGAACAAAGATGTTAAAAGTGCCTTAAGAAAAATAACTAGGAGGAAAGAGTCCTGA
- the LOC100022379 gene encoding olfactory receptor 13H1-like produces MEANATSMVLEFLIIGISNYPEWRDTFFTLVLLTYLTILLGNSLIIALIHLDSRLHTPMYFFLGNLSFLDLCYATASMPQALVHCFSAYPLLSYPRCFAQMSVSLFLATAECLLLAVMAYDRMVAIGDPLRYTLVMSPAVCIWLATISWGASLMLTIMLISSLRLHFCGAKVLNHFVCEILSLIKLACSNTHLNELMILATSFFTLLLPFLFILLSYARIAAAVLRIRSAQGRLKAISTCGSHLAVVTIFYGAAISMYMKPQSKSSSNQEKFISMFYGALTPMLNPLIYSLRNKDVKGAIKKVMGKQA; encoded by the coding sequence ATGGAAGCCAATGCTACCAGCATGGTACTTGAGTTCCTCATCATTGGGATCTCAAATTATCCTGAATGGCGAGATACCTTCTTTACACTGGTGCTACTTACCTACCTGACCATTCTCCTAGGGAACAGCCTCATCATTGCCCTCATCCACCTGGACTCCCGTCTTCATACCCCTATGTACTTCTTCCTTGGCAACTTATCTTTTCTTGACCTCTGCTATGCAACAGCTTCAATGCCCCAAGCCTTGGTGCACTGCTTCTCTGCCTATCCCCTTCTTTCTTATCCACGCTGCTTTGCCCAAATGAGTGTCTCCCTCTTTCTAGCCACGGCAGAATGCCTGTTGCTGGCCGTCATGGCCTATGACCGCATGGTGGCCATTGGTGATCCCCTGAGGTACACGCTGGTCATGAGCCCAGCAGTGTGCATCTGGTTGGCCACTATCTCATGGGGAGCATCCCTCATGCTCACCATCATGCTCATCTCTTCCCTGCGACTCCATTTCTGTGGGGCCAAAGTCCTCAACCATTTTGTCTGTGAAATCCTCTCCCTGATCAAGTTGGCCTGCTCTAACACACACCTCAATGAGCTAATGATCTTGGCCACCAGTTTCTTTACCCTGCTCTTGCCATTTCTATTCATCCTTCTCTCCTATGCTCGCATTGCTGCTGCTGTCCTGAGGATCCGTTCAGCCCAGGGCCGCCTCAAGGCTATCTCCACTTGTGGCTCCCATCTGGCTGTAGTGACCATCTTCTATGGGGCTGCCATTTCAATGTATATGAAACCTCAGTCCAAATCATCTTCCAACCAAGAAAAGTTCATTTCAATGTTTTATGGTGCCTTGACACCCATGCTGAACCCCCTCATATATAGCCTGAGAAATAAAGATGTGAAAGGGGCAATAAAGAAAGTGATGGGCAAACAGGCATAG